In Numidum massiliense, a single genomic region encodes these proteins:
- a CDS encoding GGDEF domain-containing response regulator, translated as MNKYQNMFIRRIKEQVCKWMNRPTVIDEREVYRFLHSIHGTAGSIGLGTLSTYLSPLLAQLDENGHREFTNTQINVLLKDVTAYVAQFDEEVLATGEPSCLDLKPTLLAVGEEATLQQLLSEQGWIVASAVCEAEAQELFYTIKPDLVIVTAGVSADDELKRIRTLAEQAKNYLTPVVVVSERTDSPFRIACYEAGADELIRLPVDDSELIVRLEKQLAKKRTFATHAWHDELTGVHNRKYLLQELEHFVNSQNSFSLVMLDIDRFKRINDDYGHAIDDTVLKRLTHVIRTHHPFPEHTYRYGGDEFVLLLPDTPSERASALVEQMVAAFATEVEAAPSEPFPVTFSAGIVEAEGEVRDKEEWLNLVDYALYCAKENGKGCQFVLNWEQPLKQAKQRLHLAFVDDDDIVRAILSEHFARWECPPFEVDMRAFRDGEQFFNDPWHKEPGLFLVVLDGIMPRMDGLEVLHRLRQQYASQKYIVTMLSKRQSERDIARALKLGADDYMVKPFHLVELEARIERLIARSGQWLKQAAGGEK; from the coding sequence ATGAATAAGTACCAAAATATGTTCATAAGACGGATTAAGGAGCAAGTGTGTAAGTGGATGAACCGCCCGACAGTAATCGATGAACGAGAAGTGTATCGCTTTTTACACTCTATTCACGGGACGGCCGGATCTATCGGGCTAGGCACACTGTCGACGTATTTATCCCCGTTGCTTGCGCAGCTCGATGAAAACGGTCACAGAGAATTTACGAATACACAAATTAACGTCCTGTTAAAAGATGTAACCGCTTACGTCGCCCAGTTCGATGAAGAGGTACTTGCGACTGGTGAACCGTCCTGTCTCGATTTAAAACCGACACTGCTGGCAGTCGGGGAAGAGGCGACCTTACAGCAACTGTTGTCGGAACAAGGATGGATCGTCGCCTCGGCGGTGTGTGAGGCGGAGGCGCAAGAACTTTTCTATACGATAAAACCGGACTTAGTGATCGTCACCGCAGGAGTTAGTGCAGACGATGAATTAAAGCGCATTCGCACGCTTGCCGAACAAGCGAAAAACTACTTAACACCGGTGGTCGTCGTCAGTGAACGGACGGATAGCCCTTTTCGCATCGCTTGCTACGAGGCGGGAGCCGACGAACTCATTCGCCTACCGGTGGACGATAGTGAATTGATTGTGCGACTGGAAAAGCAGCTGGCGAAAAAGCGCACCTTTGCGACGCACGCGTGGCACGACGAGTTGACCGGCGTTCACAACCGCAAATATTTACTACAGGAGCTGGAACACTTCGTAAATAGCCAAAACAGCTTTTCGCTCGTCATGCTCGACATTGATCGCTTCAAGCGAATAAACGACGATTACGGGCACGCGATCGACGATACAGTGTTAAAAAGACTCACTCACGTGATTCGTACGCACCATCCGTTTCCCGAGCATACGTACCGTTACGGCGGCGACGAATTCGTCCTTTTGCTCCCGGACACACCGTCCGAACGAGCGAGTGCACTCGTGGAGCAAATGGTTGCGGCATTCGCGACCGAAGTCGAGGCCGCGCCGAGCGAACCGTTCCCGGTGACATTTTCTGCAGGGATCGTGGAAGCAGAAGGTGAGGTGCGGGACAAAGAAGAGTGGTTGAACCTTGTCGATTACGCCCTATACTGTGCTAAAGAAAACGGAAAGGGCTGCCAATTTGTTCTCAATTGGGAACAGCCACTCAAGCAAGCGAAACAGCGGTTACACCTCGCATTCGTCGACGATGACGACATCGTACGTGCGATTCTTAGCGAACATTTCGCTCGTTGGGAGTGCCCGCCGTTCGAAGTGGACATGCGTGCGTTTCGCGACGGTGAGCAGTTTTTCAACGACCCGTGGCACAAAGAACCTGGTTTGTTCCTCGTCGTTTTAGACGGGATCATGCCGCGCATGGACGGATTAGAAGTGCTTCACCGGCTACGGCAGCAGTATGCCTCACAAAAATATATCGTGACGATGCTCTCCAAGCGACAGAGTGAAAGGGACATCGCTCGCGCCCTAAAACTCGGCGCCGACGATTACATGGTCAAACCGTTTCATTTAGTTGAATTGGAGGCGCGCATTGAACGGTTAATCGCCCGTAGTGGGCAATGGCTAAAACAAGCAGCGGGAGGAGAAAAGTGA
- a CDS encoding HEAT repeat domain-containing protein, with product MDTVLLLVNIIFVLSGALVLLFVGLIVKKWHNNRRTAQKEQFKAAHRGRVFTHITTGEPLNEKVLQSADTYDGLAEILISYSAVLKGDDFERVTRFAEGHLTDYYRKCLRSSNWGTRMNALYGIEQLRMSTLSEELATLWERRKQTEAEAIQLLKIAADAQQEKLLTYLQTLPHELPSFYYQTIFNRLQEPLFTRLLEDSAHYTSRVRYALIDVIGAQKRLTHAERLIAFAQAEDAETRIRALKALSKLEYLPDVRIVTRAVRSEVWEERLFAAKLLATVNDKESQLLLNRLANDACWHVRQVATDVLDARARTNQRQAEESREARQRLTV from the coding sequence ATGGATACCGTGTTATTGCTCGTAAACATCATTTTTGTGCTGTCGGGTGCCCTCGTCCTATTATTCGTCGGCCTTATCGTTAAAAAATGGCACAATAATCGTCGCACGGCACAAAAAGAGCAGTTTAAAGCAGCACATCGAGGCCGCGTTTTTACGCACATAACGACTGGCGAACCGCTGAATGAAAAAGTGTTGCAGTCGGCAGACACTTACGACGGACTCGCGGAAATTTTGATCAGCTATAGCGCTGTACTCAAAGGCGACGATTTCGAGCGGGTAACCCGTTTTGCCGAAGGTCATTTAACGGACTACTACCGTAAATGTTTGCGCAGTTCCAATTGGGGGACCCGCATGAATGCGCTGTACGGAATCGAACAGCTTCGTATGTCGACTCTAAGCGAAGAACTGGCGACACTTTGGGAGCGGCGCAAACAAACCGAAGCGGAAGCGATTCAACTGTTAAAAATCGCGGCAGATGCACAGCAAGAAAAGTTGTTGACGTATTTGCAAACGTTACCGCACGAATTGCCGTCGTTTTATTATCAGACGATCTTTAATCGGTTACAGGAACCGCTATTCACCCGCCTGTTAGAAGATAGTGCCCACTATACGTCGCGCGTACGCTATGCCCTCATCGATGTCATCGGTGCACAAAAGCGGCTGACGCACGCGGAGCGGTTAATCGCTTTTGCGCAAGCAGAGGACGCCGAAACGCGAATTCGAGCGTTAAAGGCGCTAAGTAAGTTAGAGTACTTACCGGATGTGCGCATCGTGACCCGCGCGGTCCGTTCGGAAGTGTGGGAAGAGCGTCTGTTTGCGGCTAAATTATTAGCGACCGTGAACGATAAAGAAAGCCAGTTGTTACTCAATCGCCTTGCGAATGACGCGTGTTGGCACGTACGGCAAGTGGCGACAGACGTGTTGGATGCGCGAGCGCGCACCAATCAGCGTCAAGCTGAAGAATCTCGCGAAGCGCGGCAGCGTTTAACGGTTTAA
- a CDS encoding GGDEF domain-containing protein, with product MAEQNRTVQEKGIAIGVIGTTVIAEKILAALKSFPNFRPIVCTYTCEEEIPVIVAELAPQVEVMMFAAYRAFRQATARLDVSVPVHYVPLSGAGLYSALYRLQKRSGLQKLSIDCLTEREVERALLELGEAAVETVFFPGSLLASPEELVHFHGQQAQAVKDANGVAVLTGDEAVAEALTAQNIPNEYVTPTHQDIIGALERALLSTETRRSKEAQIVVGLINVDQFSRLVANSASEHDVQKLKLDLHGMFLDYVKSLEGHLTSLGGDEYLFFTTRGIFERETRGYKFIPLLQESKKSFGHTLSVGIGFGKSANEAGTHARIALRQAKEAGGDVCFIVREDKCVIGPVEMGPQVVYELSVTDEKLLEKAEQAGMSATYMRKLLAQATRFGTVEYTAHELAPVLGVTIRSTHRILLQWLDAGLVEIVGEEKLAAKGRPRQVYRFVMFDEER from the coding sequence ATGGCGGAACAAAATCGGACCGTGCAAGAGAAAGGAATCGCGATCGGAGTTATCGGCACTACGGTAATCGCCGAGAAGATTTTGGCCGCCTTAAAGTCCTTTCCCAACTTTCGGCCGATCGTCTGCACGTACACTTGTGAAGAGGAAATACCGGTCATCGTCGCAGAGCTCGCGCCGCAAGTGGAAGTGATGATGTTTGCCGCCTATCGCGCCTTTCGGCAAGCGACGGCGCGGCTGGATGTTAGCGTTCCCGTTCACTATGTGCCGCTATCGGGGGCGGGATTGTACAGTGCGCTTTACCGTCTGCAAAAGCGGAGTGGACTACAAAAGCTGTCGATCGACTGCCTCACCGAGCGAGAAGTTGAGCGGGCGCTCCTCGAGTTGGGAGAGGCAGCTGTGGAGACAGTGTTCTTTCCCGGGTCACTACTCGCTTCTCCGGAGGAGCTCGTGCACTTTCACGGGCAACAGGCACAGGCGGTAAAGGATGCAAACGGTGTCGCCGTGTTGACAGGCGATGAGGCTGTGGCGGAAGCGCTCACCGCCCAAAACATTCCGAACGAGTACGTCACGCCGACTCATCAAGATATCATTGGCGCCCTGGAGCGGGCACTGTTGTCGACAGAGACGCGGCGCAGTAAAGAAGCACAAATCGTCGTCGGGCTCATTAATGTCGATCAATTTAGCCGCTTAGTCGCCAACAGCGCGTCTGAACACGACGTGCAGAAGCTAAAGCTCGACTTGCACGGTATGTTCCTCGATTACGTGAAGTCGTTAGAAGGGCATTTGACGAGCCTCGGCGGGGACGAGTACTTATTTTTCACGACGCGCGGCATTTTTGAACGCGAGACGCGTGGGTATAAGTTTATTCCACTGCTACAGGAAAGTAAAAAGTCGTTCGGTCACACCCTCAGCGTCGGCATCGGCTTTGGCAAGTCGGCGAACGAAGCGGGGACACATGCGCGCATCGCGTTGCGGCAGGCGAAAGAAGCGGGTGGCGACGTCTGCTTCATCGTGCGCGAAGACAAGTGCGTCATCGGCCCCGTCGAAATGGGGCCGCAAGTCGTGTACGAGTTGTCCGTAACCGATGAAAAATTGTTGGAAAAAGCGGAGCAAGCAGGGATGAGCGCGACGTATATGCGCAAGCTGTTGGCGCAAGCGACGCGTTTTGGCACGGTCGAATATACGGCACACGAGTTGGCGCCCGTGCTAGGGGTGACAATTCGCAGTACACACCGCATTTTACTACAGTGGCTCGACGCTGGGCTCGTCGAAATCGTCGGGGAGGAGAAGTTAGCGGCAAAAGGCCGTCCGCGACAAGTTTACCGCTTCGTCATGTTTGATGAAGAGCGGTAG